The Glycine soja cultivar W05 chromosome 3, ASM419377v2, whole genome shotgun sequence genome window below encodes:
- the LOC114405635 gene encoding uncharacterized protein LOC114405635, whose amino-acid sequence MNLVWCLELALKAYMNTVKSCEKLKELGVPELLSAMAAGWNTKFIVESWSYDVLHARMHHIYRNYCGGFRWSVLLQRGVHVVRSVFLRVGKGLDMYYIY is encoded by the exons ATGAATCTCGTTTGGTGTCTAGAATTAGCATTGAAAGCCTACATGAACACTGTTAAATCA TGTGAGAAATTAAAGGAATTGGGGGTACCAGAGTTGCTATCAGCCATGGCTGCAGGATGGAACACGAAATTCATAGTAGAATCATGGTCCTACGACG TTTTGCATGCAAGAATGCATCACATATATAGAAACTATTGTGGTGGGTTCAGATGGAGTGTGCTGCTACAAAGGGGTGTGCATGTGGTTAGGTCAGTGTTCCTTCGGGTTGGAAAGGGTTTGGATATGTATTACATATATTGA
- the LOC114405897 gene encoding uncharacterized protein LOC114405897, giving the protein MSSSLLPLRNLTTTTTLPPSPLLLHFLPAPPLIPSFTPPSFQSQAMASFSSSSSPSPSTSSSSSQNNNLDEHEHKLSHVLKYHNQTKHSFTNYARGPHNLDWANQPNPFRRYLSSPLLPLLHSEPNPQTLTLTPLYHSLFLSLPSPHPPVSKSTLSQLLFDSLSLSAWKSTGFSTWSLRVNPSSGNLHPTEAYVVAPPIPGVSDSAFVAHYAPKEHSLELRAEIPSGFFPKFFPPNSFLVGLSSVFWREAWKYGERAFRYCNHDVGHAIGAVAMAAAGLGWDVKVLDSLGCEELKSLMGLHVFPEFEIPSRAVRGKIPEIEFEHPDCVMLVYPSGVGGFDVNWKELSEAILGFDKLDWKGKPNSLSKEHVCWEVIYRTAEAVKKPLTLGERFLVEPFQRSGVCGESAYKGLTVREVVRKRRSAVDMDGVTEIERDAFYQILLHCLPSGCQGGGRQGRELALPFRALPWDAEVHAALFVHRVVGLPQGLYFLVRNEDHFDKLKKAMLPDFLWTKPEGCPDDLPLYELLRLDCRQLSKQLSCHQDIASDGCFSLGMLARMEPTLREKNVWMYPRLFWETGVLGQVLYLEAHAIGISATGIGCFFDNPVHQLLGLKGSTFQSLYHFTVGGPVLDKRIMSLPAYPGPDVDA; this is encoded by the exons ATGTCATCATCTCTTCTTCCTCTCCGCAacctcaccaccaccaccaccctaCCACCATCACCACTCCTCCTCCATTTCCTCCCTGCACCCCCCCTCATTCCCTCATTCACTCCCCCTTCATTCCAATCCCAAGCCATGGCCTCCTTCTCTTCATCATCTTCACCCTCTCCTTccacatcatcatcttcatctcaaAACAACAACCTCGACGAACACGAACACAAATTGTCCCACGTGCTCAAATACCACAACCAAACCAAGCACAGCTTCACCAACTACGCCCGCGGGCCCCACAACCTGGACTGGGCCAACCAGCCCAACCCATTCCGCAGGTATCTCTCTTCCCCTCTCCTCCCTCTTCTCCATTCAGAACCAAACCcacaaaccctaaccctaacaccCCTTTACCACTCCCTCTTCCTCTCCCTCCCCTCTCCGCACCCCCCCGTTTCCAAATCCACCCTCTCCCAGCTCCTCTTCgactccctctccctctccgcGTGGAAATCCACGGGCTTCTCCACCTGGTCCCTTAGGGTTAATCCCAGCAGCGGCAACCTGCACCCCACCGAGGCCTACGTCGTTGCACCACCCATACCCGGTGTGTCCGATTCCGCTTTTGTCGCTCATTATGCCCCAAAGGAGCATTCTTTGGAGCTCAGAGCTGAAATCCCATCTGGGTTTTTCCCCAAGTTTTTTCCTCCCAATTCGTTCCTTGTTGGGTTGTCCTCTGTTTTCTGGCGCGAGGCTTGGAAGTACGGGGAACGTGCCTTCAG GTACTGTAACCATGATGTTGGTCACGCCATTGGTGCGGTTGCCATGGCTGCTGCGGGTCTTGGTTGGGATGTGAAGGTTCTGGACTCTCTAGGGTGTGAGGAGTTGAAGAGTCTCATGGGGCTTCATGTTTTCCCTGAGTTTGAGATTCCGTCTCGTGCTGTTAGAGGGAAGATTCCAGAGATTGAGTTTGAGCATCCTGATTGTGTGATGCTGGTTTATCCAAGTGGGGTTGGTGGGTTTGATGTGAATTGGAAGGAGTTAAGTGAAGCTATATTGGGATTTGATAAGTTGGACTGGAAAGGGAAGCCTAATTCCCTTAGCAAAGAGCATGTGTGTTGGGAAGTTATTTATAGGACTGCTGAGGCTGTGAAGAAGCCTTTGACATTGGGGGAAAGATTCTTGGTTGAGCCATTTCAGAGGAGTGGTGTTTGTGGGGAGAGTGCGTATAAGGGATTGACTGTGAGGGAAGTTGTTAGGAAGCGTAGGAGTGCTGTTGATATGGATGGAGTTACTGAAATTGAGAGAGATGCCTTTTATCAGATTCTGTTGCATTGTCTTCCTTCAGGTTGCCAGGGTGGAGGGAGGCAAGGGAGGGAGCTGGCATTGCCATTCCGAGCACTTCCATGGGATGCTGAGGTTCATGCTGCTTTGTTTGTGCATAGAGTGGTGGGGTTGCCCCAAGGATTGTATTTTCTAGTCAGGAATGAAGATCATTTTGATAAATTGAAGAAAGCTATGCTTCCTGACTTTTTGTGGACCAAACCTGAGGGCTGCCCTGATGATCTTCCTTTGTATGAACTACTTAGATTGGATTGCCGGCAACTTTCCAAGCAGCTTTCATGCCACCAG GACATTGCAAGTGATGGTTGCTTCAGCCTTGGTATGTTGGCCCGTATGGAACCTACTTTGCGCGAGAAGAATGTCTGGATGTATCCACGTTTATTTTGGGAGACTGGAGTTCTTGGACAGGTGCTGTACCTTGAAGCACATGCTATTGGAATCTCAGCAACTGGAATTGGTTGTTTCTTTGATAACCCCG TTCATCAGTTGCTTGGGTTAAAAGGGTCAACATTCCAGAGCCTCTATCATTTTACCGTTGGAGGTCCTGTCTTAGACAAGCGTATAATGAGTTTACCAGCATATCCAGGCCCTGATGTTGATGCTTAA
- the LOC114405898 gene encoding uncharacterized protein ycf20-like, with protein MLFATTMRSSSCMTSAQVKSLDYVGSGVSKVALAAFFYKTTFCQKQCCPSFFSFGQPCLTFSFKRMTWSVRSSLNDSSFSPSTSNSTNGRTRIIRVIQEFQTKLGSKIQEVKKNLPLKLFFFLVGFYCATAFATVIGQTGDWDILSAALAVAVVEGIGALMYRASLPLVRKSRSLISLFNYWKAGLTLGLFLDSFKY; from the exons ATGTTGTTTGCGACTACAATGAGGTCATCCAGTTGTATGACTAGTGCACAAGTTAAATCTCTTGATTATGTCGGTTCAGGAGTTTCTAAAGTTGCTCTCGCTGCATTCTTTTACAAAACCACGTTCTGCCAGAAGCAATGCTGTCCAAGCTTCTTCAGTTTTGGTCAACCTTGTTTAACTTTCAGTTTCAA GAGGATGACTTGGTCAGTTAGAAGCAGCTTAAATGACAGCAGTTTTAGTCCTTCTACTTCAAATAGCACTAATGGAAGGACTCGCATAATTAGAGTGATTCAAGAGTTTCAGACCAAGTTAGGTTCTAAGATTCAGGAGGTAAAGAAAAATCTTCCATTGAAGCTGTTTTTCTTCTTGGTTGGATTTTACTGTGCAACGGCCTTTGCCACTGTTATTGGACAAACTGGTGACTGGGATATTCTATCTGCTGCCTTGGCTGTGGCTGTTGTGGAAGGCATTGGGGCTCTCATGTACAGAGCTTCTCTTCCTTTAGTTCGAAAGAGTAGGAGCCTTATTTCCTTGTTTAATTATTGGAAGGCTGGCCTTACACTGGGACTTTTCTTAGATTCCTTCAAATATTGA
- the LOC114405900 gene encoding uncharacterized protein LOC114405900 gives MALLASRAMSKGVVVSVPVLVLSALVATVFLFFLLSSLSSCSCPTPSEISASNARSVGVGIGVSESSSSNVPVATTKESSSGYIPLSTRKEDVEWVKDQIRANGLQMHDNVLRKGINPRTRAQQLEDFRRFKGISHYEGPDSDNHTSLPCPGELLVEEHHSNYGEPWAGGRDVFEFLAEASQLRPDSQVLEIGCGTLRVGLHFIRYLNPEHFHCLERDELSLMAVFRYELPAQGLLYKRPSIVKGDDMDFSRFDSGIMYDLIYASAVFLHMPDKLVWTGLERLASKLKPYDGRIFVSHNIKFCSRLGGEECTKRLASLGLEYLGKHTHDSLLFNHYEIWFEFRRSKA, from the exons ATGGCACTCTTGGCTTCGCGAGCAATGTCGAAGGGTGTGGTGGTATCAGTGCCTGTTCTTGTTCTATCTGCTTTAGTGGCCACTGTTTTCCTGTTCTTCCTTTTGTCCTCTCTTTCATCCTGCTCCTGCCCTACTCCTTCAGAAATATCTGCCTCCAATGCTAGGAGTGTTGGTGTTGGCATTGGTGTTTCTGAGTCTAGCAGCAGTAATGTTCCGGTAGCAACAACGAAGGAGTCTAGCAGCGGTTATATTCCGTTATCAACGAGGAAGGAGGATGTTGAGTGGGTGAAGGATCAAATCCGAGCAAATGGGCTTCAAATGCATGACAATGTGCTTCGCAAGGGTATTAATCCCCGCACTCGGGCTCAGCAACTTGAGGATTTTAGACG ATTTAAGGGCATATCTCACTATGAGGGACCTGATTCAGATAATCACACATCCTTGCCATGCCCTGGGGAACTACTAGTTGAAGAGCACCATAGCAACTATGGTGAACCTTGGGCCGGGGGAAGAGATGTGTTTGAGTTTCTTGCCGAAGCCAGTCAACTTAGACCAGACTCACAGGTGCTAGAGATAGGCTGTGGCACTCTTCGAGTTGGTTTGCATTTCATTCGATACTTGAATCCTGAACACTTCCATTGTCTTGAAAGAGATGAGCTCTCTTTGATGGCCGTATTTAGGTATGAGCTTCCTGCCCAAGGCCTCTTATACAAACGGCCTTCGATTGTTAAGGGGGATGACATGGATTTCAGCAGGTTTGATTCTGGCATAATGTATGATTTGATTTATGCTAGTGCTGTATTTCTTCACATGCCTGATAAACTCGTGTGGACTGGATTGGAAAGATTAGCATCTAAATTGAAACCTTATGATGGACGAATCTTTGTATCACATAATATAAAGTTCTGTTCAAGGTTGGGAGGAGAGGAATGCACAAAGAGGCTTGCAAGTTTGGGGCTTGAGTATCTTGGGAAGCATACTCATGATAGCTTGCTATTCAATCACTATGAGATATGGTTTGAATTTAGACGGTCAAAGGCATAA
- the LOC114405901 gene encoding protein GRAVITROPIC IN THE LIGHT 1, producing MLPTGAKETQLRENNSQKVHPQPMEEAMNQNPEAMETLISKVFTNISSLKSAYIQLQAAHTPYDPDKIHTADKLVISELKNLSELKHFYRENNPKPVCVSPQDSRLAAEIQEQQSLLKTYEVMVKKFQSEIQNKDSEIHQLQQQIEEARQKRAKLEKNLKLRGLSTKESEDEIGFFPVDLTPDLFTSAVEAAAKAIHDFSKPLINMMKAAGWDLDAAANSIEPDVVYAKRAHKKYAFEFYICQRMFSGFEQENFSVKSDNITVTKESFFHQFLALREMDPLDMLGQNPDSIFGKFCRSKYLVVVHPKMEASFFGNLDQRNYVMGGGHPRTPFYQAFLKLTKSIWLLHRLAYSFEPNVKVFQVKGGSEFSDVYMESVVKNLIMDDNDEKPKVGLMVMPGFWIGGSVIQSKVYLSGMKVAE from the coding sequence ATGCTACCTACTGGAGCAAAAGAGACCCAATTACGTGAGAACAACAGCCAGAAGGTCCATCCTCAACCAATGGAAGAGGCCATGAATCAGAATCCAGAAGCAATGGAAACCCTAATATCTAAAGTTTTTACAAATATCTCTTCCTTGAAGTCAGCTTATATCCAGCTTCAAGCTGCTCATACTCCCTACGACCCTGATAAAATCCACACTGCTGATAAACTTGTTATTAGTGAGCTGAAAAATCTGTCTGAACTCAAGCATTTCTACAGGGAGAACAACCCGAAACCAGTGTGTGTTTCTCCCCAAGACTCACGTTTAGCTGCAGAAATTCAAGAACAACAGAGCCTTCTTAAAACGTATGAGGTCATGGTGAAGAAATTCCAATCTGAAATCCAGAATAAAGATTCAGAGATCCATCAATTGCAGCAGCAGATCGAAGAGGCTAGACAGAAGCGAGCAAAACTAGAGAAAAATCTGAAGCTTAGAGGTTTGTCAACCAAAGAATCGGAAGATGAAATTGGCTTTTTCCCTGTCGATCTAACTCCAGATCTCTTCACCTCTGCCGTGGAAGCAGCTGCAAAAGCCATTCATGATTTTTCTAAACCTTTGATCAACATGATGAAAGCAGCTGGGTGGGACCTTGATGCTGCTGCCAACTCAATCGAACCTGATGTTGTTTATGCAAAGAGAGCTCATAAGAAATATGCATTTGAGTTTTACATATGCCAAAGAATGTTCAGTGGCTTTGAGCAGGAAAACTTCTCTGTCAAATCAGACAATATTACTGTAACTAAAGAGAGCTTCTTTCACCAGTTTCTCGCATTAAGAGAGATGGATCCCTTGGACATGCTGGGGCAAAATCCAGATTCCATTTTTGGGAAATTTTGCAGGAGCAAATACTTGGTGGTAGTTCATCCAAAGATGGAGGCATCATTCTTCGGAAATTTAGACCAGCGAAATTATGTGATGGGTGGAGGGCATCCAAGGACCCCTTTTTACCAGGCTTTTCTTAAACTGACCAAGTCAATTTGGCTTTTACACAGGTTGGCTTATTCTTTCGAGCCAAATGTCAAGGTATTTCAGGTTAAAGGAGGGAGTGAGTTCTCTGATGTTTATATGGAAAGTGTGGTCAAGAATTTGATAATGGATGACAATGATGAAAAACCTAAAGTTGGTTTGATGGTTATGCCTGGATTTTGGATTGGGGGAAGTGTGATTCAGAGTAAAGTCTATCTCTCTGGTATGAAGGTGGCTGAATGA
- the LOC114405374 gene encoding pectinesterase inhibitor 9-like, producing MAQLNLTLLLIFLSLLFSFLAPPVEPSSLTRHKNSQTITYIESSCNSTLYPNLCIRCLSRYAKSTINGPQHLAQYALSVSLSRAVNTRGYLLKVAKELKVLKNNKREYLIVQDCVNQITDSVEQLSQAIKELRRLNQRGSTINDDMLWHISNVETWVSTALTDASSCVYSFPGHRMSKRAAAIKVKAMNVAEVTSNALALFHRYASKYRQAEARTIKKP from the coding sequence ATGGCACAACTCAACCTCACATTGCTACTCATTTTCCTCTCACtcctcttttcatttcttgccCCCCCAGTTGAGCCATCATCATTGACAAGGCATAAAAATTCTCAAACAATAACCTACATAGAGTCCTCTTGCAATAGCACCCTCTACCCAAATCTTTGCATCCGTTGCCTTTCCAGATATGCCAAATCCACCATAAATGGACCACAACACTTAGCCCAATATGCCTTGTCAGTGAGCCTCTCTAGAGCAGTGAACACAAGAGGGTACCTTTTGAAAGTGGCCAAGGAACTTAAGGTCCTCAAGAACAACAAAAGGGAGTACCTAATTGTGCAAGATTGTGTGAACCAAATCACTGATAGTGTGGAACAACTTAGCCAAGCCATCAAAGAACTTCGAAGGTTGAACCAACGTGGATCTACCATCAATGATGACATGTTGTGGCACATAAGCAATGTTGAGACATGGGTGAGCACTGCCTTAACAGATGCTAGTAGTTGTGTGTACTCATTCCCTGGTCATAGGATGAGTAAGAGGGCAGCTGCTATTAAGGTTAAGGCCATGAATGTGGCAGAGGTTACTAGTAATGCACTTGCCTTGTTTCATAGATATGCATCTAAGTATCGGCAAGCAGAAGCTAGAACCATCAAGAAGCCCTAA